A stretch of DNA from Microlunatus sp. Gsoil 973:
CAGCTATGAGTCGATCCTCTCCGACGGAACCCGGACACCGGCGTCGATGCGGTCCTGAGCCGAACCCGAACCCTGGCCGTCGGGCCCTGGCCCGGGGGTGGCAATGTTCGGAGCATGCCAGAGAACCAGAAGCCGGACAGCCTGCGCACCGTCTCCCTGCAGCGCAGCGAGAAGGGCAGCTACGTGGCGACAAACGTCCGTGGCGGGACGATCCCCATCGGCAGCGGCGCCGACGGTGACTTCACCCCTGTGGAGCTGCTGCTGGCCGCTCTCGCGGCCTGTAGCGCCATCGACATCGATTTCATCACCGCGAAGCGGTCGGAACCCCTGACCTTCGCCGCGACGGCGTCGGGGGACAAGATCAACGACGAGCTGGGAAACCGGCTGATCAACCTGATGCTCGACTTCGACGTCAGCTTTCCCGACGACGCCGGCGGCCGGCAGGCCACCGACGTGCTGGAGCGGTCGATCCGGCAGTCCCACGATCGGCTGTGCACCGTCGGTCGCACGGTCGAGACCGGCACGCCGGTCACCGCGGCGTTGCGGGGTCGACCCGTGACCGGGTGACCCGGTCGGCCTGAGCGTCCGGTCCTGAGCGCTCTGGCCCGAGCGCTCGGCCCGAAGCAGCGTGGGCCCGGGTGGGAAATGGGCGGCAAACGCTTGCCACCGCCTGCCGGCCGACCTTAACGTGCTGGCTGGGTGGACCCCGACAGCGATGGTGATCACCCGAACCCAGAACCGGACGAGCGGCCGACGTACGACCACGCGGCCCAGACAGCGGGAGTGAACGACTCGTGACAACAGAAGCCGCCAACGGATCCAGCAACGGCGCCACGGCACCGATCCGGAGCTTGATCATCGGCTGCGGTGTGATCGGCATTCATCATGCGACGGTGCTGACCCGACACCCCGACTTCGCGGTGACGGCGCTGGTGGA
This window harbors:
- a CDS encoding OsmC family protein; translation: MPENQKPDSLRTVSLQRSEKGSYVATNVRGGTIPIGSGADGDFTPVELLLAALAACSAIDIDFITAKRSEPLTFAATASGDKINDELGNRLINLMLDFDVSFPDDAGGRQATDVLERSIRQSHDRLCTVGRTVETGTPVTAALRGRPVTG